The Armatimonadota bacterium genome window below encodes:
- a CDS encoding CTP synthase, translating to MTKYIFVTGGVASALGKGITSASIGRLLKARGLRVTLLKFDPYVNVDAGTMNPYQHGEVFVTDDGGETDMDLGHYERFIDENLSKANNTTTGKIYLAVITRERRGDYLGGTVQVIPHVTNEIKDEIRRVGAAAAADVVIVEVGGTVGDIEGLPFLEAIRQFKHTAGEENVCYVHVSLIPFLPAAGELKTKPTQHSVKELRSIGIQPDVLVCRTSRPLSASIKEKLSLFTDVPVERVIQAMDARSIYEVPLILEEEGLGRAIVDRLRLPDTPPDLAEWREIVERIRRPLATVRIALVGKYMGVEDSYVSIVEALHHGGIAHRARVEIAKVDSEELERLTQEEVDAHLSAFDGVAVCPGFGARGVEGKVKAIRFARENRVPFLGICYGMQWAVVEFARHVCGLQGANTTEVDPATPHPVIDLLPEQKGVTEKGGTMRLGAYPCRLAPSSRAAEAYGVMEVQERHRHRYELNNSYRTVLEAGGMRITGIYPAKQLAEIIELPDHPWFVGTQFHAEYRSRPTRPHPLYRAFVGAALRRATVEAKG from the coding sequence GTGACCAAGTACATCTTCGTGACCGGTGGTGTGGCCTCCGCCCTGGGTAAAGGCATAACCTCCGCCTCCATCGGTCGCCTCCTCAAGGCCCGCGGCCTGCGTGTCACCCTCCTCAAGTTCGACCCCTACGTCAATGTGGACGCGGGGACCATGAACCCCTACCAGCACGGGGAGGTCTTCGTCACCGATGACGGCGGCGAGACCGACATGGACCTGGGCCACTACGAGCGTTTCATCGACGAGAACCTCTCCAAGGCCAACAACACCACCACCGGCAAGATTTACCTGGCGGTGATAACCCGGGAGCGGCGCGGCGACTACCTGGGCGGCACGGTGCAGGTCATCCCGCACGTGACCAACGAGATCAAGGACGAGATCCGCCGCGTGGGGGCCGCCGCCGCAGCGGACGTGGTCATCGTGGAGGTGGGGGGTACCGTCGGCGACATCGAGGGGCTGCCTTTCCTGGAGGCCATCCGGCAGTTCAAACACACGGCGGGGGAAGAGAACGTCTGCTACGTGCACGTCTCCCTCATTCCCTTCCTGCCGGCCGCCGGCGAGTTGAAGACCAAGCCCACCCAGCACAGTGTCAAGGAACTGCGCAGCATCGGCATCCAGCCCGACGTCCTGGTCTGTCGCACCTCCCGCCCTCTGTCTGCCAGCATCAAGGAGAAGCTTTCCCTGTTCACCGACGTGCCGGTGGAACGAGTGATTCAGGCCATGGACGCGCGCAGCATCTACGAGGTGCCCCTCATCCTGGAGGAGGAAGGCCTGGGGCGGGCCATCGTAGACCGCCTGCGACTGCCCGATACCCCCCCGGACCTGGCGGAGTGGCGGGAGATCGTGGAGCGCATTCGCCGGCCGCTAGCGACGGTGCGTATCGCTCTGGTGGGCAAGTACATGGGGGTGGAGGATTCCTATGTGAGCATCGTGGAGGCGCTGCACCACGGCGGCATCGCTCACCGCGCCCGGGTGGAGATCGCCAAGGTGGATTCCGAGGAGCTGGAGCGGCTGACCCAGGAGGAGGTGGACGCCCACCTCTCGGCCTTCGACGGAGTCGCCGTCTGCCCCGGCTTCGGGGCGCGGGGGGTGGAGGGGAAGGTAAAGGCCATCCGCTTCGCGCGCGAGAACCGCGTCCCCTTCCTGGGGATCTGCTACGGGATGCAGTGGGCAGTGGTGGAGTTCGCCCGCCATGTGTGCGGCCTCCAGGGAGCCAACACCACCGAGGTGGATCCGGCCACCCCCCACCCGGTGATCGACCTGCTCCCGGAGCAGAAAGGTGTGACCGAGAAGGGAGGGACGATGCGCCTGGGAGCCTATCCCTGCCGGCTGGCACCGTCCAGCCGGGCGGCCGAGGCCTACGGGGTGATGGAGGTGCAGGAGCGGCACCGCCATCGCTACGAGCTGAACAACAGCTACCGCACGGTCCTCGAGGCCGGCGGCATGCGCATCACCGGCATCTATCCCGCCAAGCAGCTGGCCGAGATCATCGAGCTGCCGGATCACCCGTGGTTTGTGGGGACGCAGTTCCACGCGGAGTACCGCTCCCGGCCCACCCGGCCGCACCCGTTGTACCGGGCGTTTGTGGGCGCGGCGCTGCGCCGGGCGACGGTGGAAGCGAAGGGGTAG
- the nusB gene encoding transcription antitermination factor NusB translates to MTHRRRARQLALQILFQADLGKFPIEDVLEAYRAERPREDWPFITTLCAGVVDRRSALDAQISRYLSGWTLDRLAAVDRTVLRMALYELQHLDTPPTVVINEAVELAKTFGGEESGRFVNGVLGAIHRAATGADRPGPGTAGSRARP, encoded by the coding sequence ATGACCCACCGCCGCCGGGCCAGGCAGCTCGCGCTGCAGATCCTTTTTCAGGCCGACCTGGGCAAGTTCCCCATCGAGGACGTCCTGGAGGCATACCGTGCGGAGCGGCCGCGGGAGGACTGGCCGTTCATCACCACTCTGTGCGCCGGCGTGGTGGACCGGCGATCCGCGCTGGACGCGCAGATCAGCCGCTACCTCTCCGGCTGGACTCTGGACCGACTGGCCGCGGTGGACCGGACCGTGCTGCGGATGGCTCTCTATGAGCTGCAGCACCTGGATACCCCGCCCACCGTGGTAATCAACGAGGCGGTGGAGCTGGCCAAGACTTTCGGGGGCGAGGAGTCCGGCCGGTTCGTCAACGGTGTCCTGGGGGCCATCCACCGCGCAGCCACTGGCGCCGACCGCCCCGGGCCCGGTACGGCCGGGTCGCGCGCCCGACCATGA
- a CDS encoding Xaa-Pro peptidase family protein gives MSEAPAAVRTLAPRLERVRARLGEEGLDALVLLKAENRRYVTGFTGSAGIAVILPQRCHLLVDFRYVEQAQEEAPECSAVRVTNLIDGLAGFLREAGVRRVGFEAETVTVAQHHRLQELAADVEFVPLQALDRMRWRKDPQEIACIRRGAQIAAAAFREVLPLVRPGVAERDLAAELEYRMRRLGADGAAFETIVASGPRSALPHGRASSRAIAPGDLVTVDWGAVVDGYHSDSTRTLVIGRASEQQRRLHRLVREAQEAALTGLRPGMSGREADALARQRITAAGYGDYFGHGLGHGVGLAVHEGPTLSPREEAVLEPEVVVTVEPGIYLPGWGGVRMEDLVVLRAGGAEVLPGAPRELLEI, from the coding sequence ATGTCTGAGGCTCCTGCGGCTGTCCGAACCCTGGCCCCGCGACTGGAGCGGGTGCGCGCTCGCCTCGGCGAGGAGGGGCTGGACGCGCTGGTCCTGCTCAAGGCGGAGAACCGCCGCTACGTAACCGGGTTCACCGGCTCGGCGGGGATCGCGGTGATCCTGCCACAACGGTGCCACCTGCTGGTGGACTTCCGTTACGTGGAGCAGGCGCAGGAGGAGGCGCCGGAGTGCTCCGCGGTGCGTGTCACCAACCTGATCGACGGACTGGCCGGGTTCCTCCGGGAGGCGGGGGTGCGGCGTGTGGGGTTCGAAGCGGAGACAGTGACGGTGGCCCAGCACCACCGCCTGCAGGAGCTGGCCGCGGACGTGGAGTTCGTCCCTCTGCAGGCCCTGGACCGGATGCGCTGGCGCAAGGATCCCCAGGAGATCGCCTGCATCCGCCGCGGGGCGCAGATCGCCGCGGCCGCCTTTCGGGAGGTCCTGCCCCTGGTCCGCCCCGGGGTGGCAGAGCGGGACCTGGCCGCGGAGCTGGAGTACCGGATGCGCCGCCTGGGGGCCGACGGGGCCGCTTTTGAGACCATCGTGGCCTCCGGTCCCCGTTCAGCGCTGCCCCACGGCAGAGCCTCCAGCCGGGCGATCGCCCCGGGGGACTTGGTCACGGTGGACTGGGGGGCTGTAGTAGATGGATATCATTCGGACAGCACGCGCACCCTCGTTATCGGCCGCGCCTCGGAGCAGCAGCGCCGTCTCCACCGCCTGGTGCGGGAGGCGCAGGAAGCCGCCCTGACTGGGCTGCGGCCGGGGATGAGCGGCAGGGAGGCTGATGCGCTGGCCCGCCAGCGCATCACGGCGGCCGGATACGGGGATTACTTCGGCCACGGACTGGGCCACGGGGTGGGCCTGGCGGTGCACGAGGGGCCGACGCTCTCGCCGCGCGAGGAGGCTGTCCTGGAGCCCGAGGTGGTGGTGACGGTTGAGCCGGGAATCTACCTGCCCGGCTGGGGCGGGGTGCGCATGGAGGACCTGGTGGTGCTCCGGGCGGGCGGGGCGGAGGTCCTTCCCGGAGCGCCGCGGGAATTGCTGGAGATCTAG
- a CDS encoding NAD(+)/NADH kinase: MSTFGLLLNPAKLVEHAAGPALVARAVTALAARGEVLVNQEAASLVAEAARPATEADLEEQADVLVVLGGDGTILHGARLAAGRIPVLGVRVGGFGFLAEVNLEEFPTAAERLAAGAFDIEERMMLQADVEREGVRRQRFLALNDAVVAKSGVARVLRLTAWVNDELLASYPADGLIIASPTGSTAYSLSAGGPIVHPRVEVIIITPISPHTFNARSVIVSRNDRVAVEVAPATVGARLTVDGQMDYPIEAGDRVVVRRAEQTTKLVRLARTSFYSILQAKLAWGGR, encoded by the coding sequence ATGAGCACGTTTGGTCTCCTGTTGAATCCGGCGAAATTGGTGGAGCACGCCGCCGGTCCGGCGCTGGTGGCCCGTGCGGTCACTGCCCTCGCTGCCCGAGGAGAGGTGCTGGTGAACCAGGAGGCGGCGTCGCTGGTAGCGGAGGCAGCGCGTCCGGCGACCGAGGCCGACCTGGAGGAGCAGGCGGACGTGCTGGTCGTCCTGGGCGGGGACGGCACCATCCTCCACGGAGCGCGCCTGGCGGCGGGGCGGATTCCAGTGCTGGGGGTGCGGGTCGGGGGGTTCGGCTTCCTGGCGGAGGTCAACCTGGAAGAGTTCCCCACCGCGGCCGAGCGGCTCGCCGCGGGGGCCTTTGACATAGAGGAGCGGATGATGCTGCAGGCGGACGTGGAGCGGGAGGGAGTGCGCCGGCAGCGGTTCCTGGCGCTCAACGACGCCGTTGTGGCCAAGAGCGGCGTCGCCCGGGTGCTGCGGCTGACCGCCTGGGTGAACGACGAGCTGCTGGCCAGCTACCCGGCGGACGGGCTGATCATCGCCTCGCCCACCGGGTCCACCGCCTATTCCCTCTCCGCCGGTGGCCCCATCGTCCATCCCCGCGTGGAGGTGATCATCATCACGCCCATCAGCCCCCACACCTTCAACGCCCGCTCGGTGATCGTCAGCCGCAACGACCGCGTGGCCGTAGAGGTGGCCCCTGCCACCGTGGGTGCGCGGCTGACGGTGGACGGACAGATGGACTACCCCATCGAGGCCGGGGACCGCGTGGTGGTGCGTCGGGCGGAGCAGACCACGAAGCTGGTGCGGCTGGCGCGCACCTCCTTCTACAGCATCCTGCAGGCCAAGCTGGCCTGGGGAGGACGGTAG
- a CDS encoding phosphopentomutase yields MARRVIVLVLDSAGVGELPDAARYGDEGSSTVPHVAEAAGGLRLPSLEALGLGRVVPIAGVAPLPHPQGAFGRMAEQSPGKDSTTGHWELMGLILARPFPTYPDGFPPQIIRAFEQAIGRPVLGNRAASGTAIIAELGEEHLRTGHPIVYTSADSVFQIAAHEEVVPLGQLYDWCQTARRLLVGDHALSRVIARPFIGRPGAFQRTDRRRDFSLPPVGRTVLDALAEQGVPVYAIGKVEDLFAGRGITEAVHTHDDLDGLTRTAEVARRVDRGLIFANVVDLDTVYGHRNDVEGYARHLERIDAALGPVLDAADAETLLVITADHGNDPTTPSTDHSREYVPLLVRGPGVSPGRDLGTRETFADVGATVAAALGVPWEGPGSSFLEGGG; encoded by the coding sequence GTGGCCCGCCGGGTCATCGTGCTGGTGCTGGACAGCGCCGGCGTGGGTGAGCTGCCGGATGCCGCCCGCTACGGCGACGAGGGCAGCAGCACCGTGCCCCACGTGGCGGAGGCAGCGGGCGGACTGCGCCTCCCCAGCCTGGAAGCCCTGGGCCTGGGGCGCGTGGTGCCCATCGCCGGCGTCGCCCCGCTACCGCATCCCCAGGGCGCGTTCGGCCGCATGGCGGAGCAGTCCCCCGGCAAGGACTCCACCACCGGGCACTGGGAGCTGATGGGGCTGATCCTGGCCCGCCCGTTCCCCACCTACCCGGACGGCTTCCCGCCCCAGATCATCCGCGCCTTCGAGCAGGCCATCGGCCGCCCGGTCCTGGGGAACCGCGCCGCCTCCGGCACGGCCATCATCGCGGAGCTGGGCGAAGAGCACCTCCGCACCGGTCACCCCATCGTCTACACCTCCGCCGACAGCGTCTTTCAGATCGCGGCGCACGAGGAGGTGGTCCCCCTGGGCCAGCTTTACGACTGGTGCCAGACGGCCCGGCGTCTGCTGGTGGGCGACCACGCCCTCAGCCGGGTCATCGCCCGACCCTTCATCGGCCGGCCCGGCGCCTTCCAGCGGACCGACCGCCGGCGGGACTTCTCCCTGCCCCCGGTGGGCCGCACCGTGCTGGATGCCCTCGCCGAGCAGGGAGTTCCCGTCTATGCCATCGGTAAGGTGGAGGACCTCTTTGCCGGGCGGGGTATCACCGAGGCGGTGCACACGCATGACGACCTGGACGGGCTGACCAGAACCGCCGAGGTTGCGCGGCGGGTGGACCGCGGGTTGATCTTCGCCAACGTGGTGGACCTGGACACAGTCTACGGCCACCGCAACGACGTCGAGGGCTACGCCCGTCACCTGGAGCGCATTGACGCGGCACTTGGGCCGGTCCTGGACGCCGCGGATGCAGAGACCCTGCTCGTGATCACCGCCGACCACGGGAACGACCCCACGACCCCGTCCACCGACCACTCCCGCGAGTACGTTCCCCTGCTGGTCCGCGGTCCCGGAGTCTCCCCAGGGAGGGACCTGGGGACGCGCGAGACGTTCGCCGACGTGGGGGCCACGGTGGCCGCGGCGCTGGGCGTGCCCTGGGAGGGGCCCGGGTCCAGTTTTCTGGAGGGAGGAGGGTAG
- a CDS encoding acylphosphatase → MTAPQTPLPHERVRCRLLVAGRVQGVGFRFYAVRQARMLGVSGFVRNLPDGRVEAEAEGLRVAVEAFIDRMRLGPAGAVVREVRVEWAAPRGEEGFRIG, encoded by the coding sequence ATGACGGCTCCCCAGACGCCCCTTCCGCATGAACGGGTGCGCTGCCGGCTGCTGGTTGCCGGGCGGGTGCAGGGGGTGGGCTTCCGCTTCTACGCCGTGCGGCAGGCCCGGATGCTGGGGGTCTCCGGGTTCGTACGCAACCTGCCGGACGGGCGGGTGGAAGCGGAGGCGGAAGGGCTGCGAGTGGCCGTGGAGGCCTTCATTGATCGCATGCGTCTGGGGCCTGCGGGCGCGGTGGTGCGAGAGGTGCGCGTGGAGTGGGCCGCCCCCCGTGGGGAGGAGGGCTTCCGCATTGGGTAG
- a CDS encoding NUDIX hydrolase, giving the protein MSPEVCLASRRLFSGRVVGLRVDRVRLPGGGETEREVVEHRGAAAVVPLTERGEVLLVRQYRYAVGEFLLEIPAGTLEPGEAPLACAVRELAEEVGVQARRWDPLAVLYPSPGVLTEAMHLFLATGLVAAPGRAAADEDLAVERLPLGEAVARVERGEIRDAKSVAGLLLAARHRGA; this is encoded by the coding sequence GTGTCGCCGGAGGTCTGCCTGGCCAGTCGCCGTCTCTTCTCCGGGCGAGTGGTGGGTTTGCGCGTCGACCGCGTGCGCCTTCCCGGCGGCGGGGAGACGGAGCGGGAGGTGGTGGAGCACCGGGGGGCTGCGGCTGTGGTCCCGCTGACGGAGAGGGGCGAGGTGCTTCTGGTGCGCCAGTACCGCTACGCCGTGGGCGAGTTCCTGCTGGAGATCCCCGCGGGCACCCTGGAGCCCGGTGAGGCGCCGCTGGCCTGCGCGGTGCGCGAGCTGGCCGAGGAGGTGGGCGTGCAGGCGAGGCGCTGGGACCCGCTGGCGGTGCTATACCCTTCGCCGGGAGTGCTGACGGAGGCGATGCATCTTTTCCTGGCCACCGGGCTGGTTGCGGCGCCGGGGCGCGCCGCCGCAGACGAGGACCTGGCCGTGGAGCGGTTGCCCCTGGGGGAGGCCGTGGCACGGGTGGAGCGGGGCGAGATCCGCGACGCCAAGTCCGTCGCCGGGTTGCTGCTGGCCGCGCGGCACCGGGGAGCCTGA
- a CDS encoding polyprenyl synthetase family protein produces MGRASPGTDLETYLGMRARQVEVALQALLPPEDAFPAVVHRAMRYSVFAGGKRLRPVLVIAAAEAVGGAVDAVMPTACAVELIHTYSLIHDDLPSMDNSPTRRGRPTCHVVFGEAVAVLAGDALHALAFELLARTPPAVPAATVVQVILEVARSIGTEGMVGGQVLDLLGERREGLPPIPAWPQDPGAAVRDIHVRKTAALIRTCVRAGALLSGATAVELEALSAYGQRVGLAFQIIDDVLDEVGEAARLGKEVQRDALASKLTFPAVHGVEGSRAIAAALTEEAVRALAPLGQRARVLAELAPWLLQREA; encoded by the coding sequence TTGGGTAGGGCGTCGCCGGGCACAGACCTGGAGACCTACCTGGGCATGCGCGCGCGGCAGGTGGAGGTGGCGTTGCAGGCTCTGCTGCCGCCGGAGGACGCCTTCCCCGCGGTGGTCCACCGGGCCATGCGTTACAGCGTCTTCGCCGGCGGTAAGCGACTGCGGCCGGTGCTGGTCATCGCCGCGGCCGAGGCGGTAGGGGGTGCAGTGGATGCGGTGATGCCCACGGCCTGCGCCGTGGAGCTGATTCACACCTACTCCCTGATCCACGACGACCTGCCCTCCATGGATAACTCTCCCACCCGGCGGGGCCGGCCGACCTGCCATGTAGTGTTCGGCGAGGCCGTGGCGGTGCTGGCGGGAGATGCGCTGCATGCCCTGGCCTTCGAGCTACTGGCCCGCACCCCCCCTGCAGTCCCCGCGGCGACCGTGGTGCAGGTGATCCTGGAGGTCGCCCGCTCCATTGGGACCGAAGGGATGGTCGGCGGACAGGTGCTGGACCTGCTGGGGGAACGCCGGGAGGGCCTGCCGCCCATTCCGGCTTGGCCGCAGGACCCCGGGGCGGCGGTGCGGGACATCCACGTGCGCAAGACGGCGGCGCTGATCCGGACCTGTGTGCGGGCCGGCGCGCTGCTCTCCGGCGCCACGGCGGTGGAGCTGGAGGCGCTCTCCGCCTACGGCCAGCGCGTTGGCCTGGCCTTCCAGATCATCGACGACGTCCTGGATGAGGTGGGCGAGGCGGCACGCCTGGGCAAGGAGGTGCAGCGCGATGCGCTTGCCTCCAAGCTGACCTTTCCTGCGGTGCACGGGGTGGAGGGGTCGCGGGCTATCGCCGCGGCCCTGACGGAGGAGGCGGTGCGGGCGCTCGCCCCGCTGGGCCAGCGCGCCCGTGTCCTGGCGGAGCTGGCCCCGTGGCTGCTGCAACGCGAGGCGTAG
- a CDS encoding TlyA family RNA methyltransferase, whose translation MRAAGAKTGMAREERSPRAWTRLDLLLVARGLAESRERAQAAVLAGEVLVEGRPAAKPGMRVAPDAAVALVPRRPRYVSRGGDKLAHALRAFALPVTGTVALDVGASTGGFTDCLLQHGAVRVYAVDVGRGQLDWRLRRDPRVVVLERTHAAHLDAQVVPEAVDLATVDVSFISLTRVLPAVARRVRPGGSIIALVKPQFEAGRGQVRKGVVRDPRIHLEVLRRLVRWIREQGWWVAGVTPSPLAGPKGNLEFFLWVVKDGGRPAEEVDAGIEEAVQAAHAQPRKAGRS comes from the coding sequence GTGAGGGCTGCCGGGGCAAAGACCGGGATGGCTCGGGAGGAGCGGTCCCCCCGTGCATGGACGCGGCTTGATCTGCTGCTGGTGGCCCGCGGTCTGGCCGAGAGCCGGGAGCGGGCCCAGGCCGCGGTGCTGGCGGGAGAGGTCCTGGTGGAGGGGCGTCCGGCGGCGAAGCCGGGGATGCGGGTGGCACCTGATGCCGCCGTGGCCCTGGTGCCGCGCCGTCCCCGGTACGTCAGCCGCGGCGGGGACAAGCTGGCACACGCCCTGCGCGCCTTCGCCCTCCCCGTGACCGGGACGGTAGCCCTGGATGTCGGTGCTTCCACCGGGGGATTCACCGACTGTCTGCTGCAGCACGGCGCGGTCAGGGTCTACGCCGTCGACGTGGGAAGAGGGCAGTTGGACTGGCGCCTGCGGCGGGATCCCCGGGTGGTGGTCCTGGAGCGGACGCACGCGGCGCACCTGGATGCTCAGGTGGTGCCTGAGGCGGTGGACCTGGCCACGGTGGATGTCTCCTTCATCTCCCTGACCCGAGTGCTCCCTGCCGTCGCCCGGCGCGTCCGCCCTGGAGGGTCGATCATCGCCCTGGTGAAGCCGCAGTTTGAGGCCGGGCGGGGGCAGGTGCGCAAGGGAGTCGTCCGTGATCCCCGGATCCACCTGGAGGTGTTGCGGCGCCTGGTCCGCTGGATCCGGGAGCAGGGGTGGTGGGTGGCCGGAGTGACCCCCTCGCCCCTTGCCGGGCCCAAAGGAAACCTGGAGTTCTTCCTCTGGGTGGTGAAAGACGGGGGTCGGCCGGCCGAAGAGGTGGATGCCGGCATCGAGGAGGCGGTGCAGGCGGCGCACGCTCAGCCGCGGAAGGCCGGGAGGTCATGA
- the ilvE gene encoding branched-chain-amino-acid transaminase, translated as MGSVTYVNGRFVPREEAAVSVFDHGFLYGDGVFEGIRAYNGRVFRLEAHLDRLYQSAKSILLEIPLSREEMREAILETLRRNGLRDAYIRPVVSRGVGDLGLDPRKCGRPTVVIIADAIQLYPPEAYQRGLRTVTASVRKVRPDTLNPRVKSLNYLNNILARIEANRAGVDEAIMLSPDGYVAECSADNIFIVRDGALWTPPPHLGILLGVTREAVLGLARSQGIPAEERVFTLHDVYTADECFLTGTGAEVGPVVEVDGRAIGTGRPGPITARLLGAFHEMVRREGTPIYPEEARVAPG; from the coding sequence ATGGGCTCGGTTACCTACGTGAACGGACGCTTTGTCCCCAGGGAGGAGGCGGCGGTCTCCGTCTTCGACCATGGATTCCTCTACGGCGACGGAGTTTTTGAAGGGATCCGTGCTTACAACGGGCGCGTGTTCCGCCTGGAGGCTCACCTGGACCGCCTCTACCAGTCGGCCAAGAGCATCCTCCTGGAGATCCCCCTGTCCCGGGAGGAGATGCGGGAAGCCATCCTGGAGACGCTGCGGCGCAACGGGCTGCGTGATGCCTACATCCGGCCGGTGGTCTCCCGGGGTGTGGGCGACCTGGGGCTGGACCCACGCAAGTGCGGCCGCCCCACGGTGGTAATCATCGCCGACGCCATCCAACTCTATCCCCCGGAGGCGTACCAGCGCGGGCTGCGCACGGTCACCGCGTCGGTGCGCAAGGTGCGGCCGGATACGCTCAACCCGCGGGTGAAGTCGCTGAACTACCTGAACAACATCCTGGCGCGTATTGAGGCCAACCGGGCCGGGGTGGATGAGGCCATCATGCTTTCCCCAGACGGCTACGTTGCCGAGTGCAGCGCGGATAACATCTTCATCGTCCGCGACGGAGCGCTTTGGACCCCTCCGCCCCACCTGGGCATCCTCCTGGGGGTGACGCGAGAGGCAGTCCTGGGGCTGGCCCGCTCCCAGGGCATTCCGGCTGAGGAGCGGGTCTTCACCCTGCACGACGTCTATACCGCGGACGAATGCTTCCTCACCGGGACGGGAGCCGAGGTGGGACCGGTGGTCGAGGTGGACGGCCGGGCCATCGGCACTGGGCGCCCGGGCCCGATCACAGCGCGGCTGCTGGGGGCCTTTCACGAGATGGTGCGGCGCGAGGGGACACCCATCTACCCCGAAGAGGCCCGCGTGGCTCCGGGATAG
- the efp gene encoding elongation factor P, protein MISAGDFRPGMVVELEGELHAVLEFHHIKKGRGTAVVRAKFRNLKSGAITERTFMPEERYPRAYLEQRRMQYLYRDDGGYIFMDLETYEQIHLPGELLGDGVRWLKENVEATVVFYEGRAIAVELPTTVELQVVETAPGVRGDTVAGSSKPAVLETGATVNVPFFVGVGDRIRVDTRTGEYVERVK, encoded by the coding sequence ATGATCAGTGCTGGCGATTTCCGCCCGGGGATGGTCGTGGAGCTGGAAGGGGAGCTGCACGCGGTCCTGGAGTTTCACCACATCAAGAAGGGCCGGGGCACCGCGGTGGTGCGGGCCAAATTCCGCAATCTCAAGAGTGGAGCCATAACCGAGCGCACCTTCATGCCGGAGGAGCGCTACCCCCGCGCCTACCTGGAGCAGCGGCGCATGCAGTACCTCTACCGCGACGACGGCGGCTACATCTTCATGGACCTGGAGACCTACGAGCAGATCCACCTGCCGGGGGAGCTGCTGGGGGACGGAGTGCGCTGGCTGAAGGAGAACGTGGAGGCCACGGTGGTCTTCTACGAGGGACGGGCCATCGCCGTGGAGCTGCCCACCACAGTGGAGCTGCAGGTCGTGGAGACCGCCCCGGGCGTCCGCGGCGACACCGTGGCCGGCAGCTCTAAGCCGGCGGTGCTGGAGACCGGGGCCACGGTCAACGTCCCCTTCTTTGTGGGTGTGGGCGACCGGATCAGGGTGGACACGCGGACCGGGGAGTACGTGGAGCGCGTCAAGTAG